A DNA window from Rhinolophus sinicus isolate RSC01 linkage group LG10, ASM3656204v1, whole genome shotgun sequence contains the following coding sequences:
- the NKX2-5 gene encoding homeobox protein Nkx-2.5, whose translation MFPSPALTPTPFSVKDILNLEQQQRSLAAGELSARLEATLAPASCMLAAFKPEAYAGPEAAAPGLPDLRAELGPAPSPAKCAPTFPAAPAFYPRAYSDPDPAKDLRAEKKELCALQKAVELDKPETDIAERPRARRRRKPRVLFSQAQVYELERRFKQQRYLSAPERDQLASVLKLTSTQVKIWFQNRRYKCKRQRQDQTLELVGLPPPPPPPARRIAVPVLVRDGKPCLGDSASYAPAYGVGLNPYGYNAYPAYPGYSGAACSPGYSCTAAYPAGPSPAQSATAAAAANNNFVNFGVGDLNAVQSPGIPQGNSAVSTLHGIRAW comes from the exons ATGTTCCCCAGCCCTGCGCTCACGCCCACACCCTTCTCGGTCAAAGACATCCTGAACCTGGAGCAGCAGCAGCGCAGCCTGGCCGCCGGGGAGCTCTCGGCGCGCCTAGAGGCCACGCTGGCGCCTGCCTCCTGCATGCTGGCCGCCTTCAAGCCCGAGGCCTACGCCGGGCCAGAGGCCGCGGCGCCCGGCCTCCCCGATCTGCGCGCGGAGCTGGGCCCCGCGCCCTCGCCCGCCAAGTGTGCGCCTACGTTCCCAGCCGCCCCTGCCTTCTATCCGCGTGCCTATAGCGACCCCGACCCCGCCAAGGACCTTCGAGCCGAAAAGAAAG AGTTGTGCGCGCTGCAGAAGGCGGTGGAACTGGATAAGCCGGAGACCGACATCGCGGAGCGACCCCGGGCGCGACGGCGGAGGAAGCCGCGCGTGCTCTTCTCGCAGGCGCAGGTCTACGAGCTGGAGCGCCGCTTCAAGCAGCAGAGGTACCTGTCGGCCCCCGAGCGCGACCAGCTGGCCAGCGTGCTGAAGCTCACATCCACGCAGGTCAAGATCTGGTTCCAGAACCGGCGCTACAAGTGTAAGCGACAGCGGCAGGACCAGACTCTGGAGCTGGTGGGGctgcccccgccgccgccgccgccggcccgcAGGATCGCGGTGCCAGTGCTGGTGCGCGATGGCAAACCCTGCCTCGGGGACTCGGCGTCCTACGCGCCAGCCTACGGCGTGGGTCTCAACCCCTACGGCTATAACGCCTACCCCGCCTACCCGGGTTACAGCGGCGCGGCCTGCAGCCCTGGCTACAGTTGCACCGCGGCTTACCCCGCCGGGCCCTCCCCGGCGCAGTCAGCTACCGCTGCGGCCGCTGCCAACAACAATTTCGTGAACTTCGGCGTCGGGGACTTGAATGCGGTCCAGAGCCCCGGGATTCCACAGGGCAACTCGGCAGTGTCCACGCTGCACGGTATCCGAGCCTGGTAG